A stretch of DNA from Lotus japonicus ecotype B-129 chromosome 4, LjGifu_v1.2:
TGGGACAGTGGCATACAGCAGATGAATATGATGGTCAAGTCCGAGAGATAACCTTCAGATCCCTATGTAACAGCCCCATGTGCCCTCCGGACACAGCCATGACTGAGTTTCAACATCATGTCCTATCACCAGACAAGAAAAACCTGGTTAGAGACTATGGCTTGAATTTTCTTGTCAGGATATAACAATTATGTTATCTTTTGTGGTCTAGTTAACTTCCTTTGCTTTCGCAATGCAAATCCTACTATatcgcccccccccccccccctcaaaaaaaaaaccaaagatAAAGAATAAACCCAAAGCTTCTTGCCTGTGCAAGTCTAATGGGATTTTGTGACTTATTTTAGGTGTTTGAGACTGTGCAGCAGGCCCATGATGTTCCATTTGGGTCGTATTTTGAGGTATGGCATACTTGGGATATCATATATGGTCCGCTCTGCTTTATTTGTTAACTTTTTTCATTTAGCTTTTGTTCCTGAGAtgacttttttttatcattcatCACTTTAATAGAGGCATATGTGATATATGCTGTCAAGAACCTCATAATTTGCTACAAGTAAATGAGAAAACTCATATTTATAGTAACAGTTTTTGACAGCCTAACTGAACTCTAACAGGCTTAACAGCCACATTAAAACTGTAATAATACAAGGCTTGAACTGACATCTAGAAATCTAAATGGCTACACCTCTGAtaatttgaactttgaagtattACAGTTAGTCTAATGAATCAAGTAGATGAGAAAGCATACAAATAATCATTGCATTATCTTTGCCCTCTGTTTCCCAACATATTTAttctaatatttatatttttctgaCAAAAGATGACACCATGTTTTCGGTCAAACAGGTACATTGTAAATGGAGTTTGGAGACAACTAATGAAAGTTCATGTACACTGGACATTAAAGTGGGTAAGTTTTGGTTATTACCCTGAATATTGCACCACTATACTTTTCATTCCTTCTTTAAGTCTGTCATTGATGATGCAGTCCTCTGCTTATCACCAACCACGAATAAGTGTGATTATGATGACACaatattatttgattttgttgTAGATCTAAAGCCCTTGTGAATGCTTCCTCTTTGTGCTATCTGCATGAAATACAGTCACCCAAATAAATATTAGAGTCTTTGGCATATCTGATAGATGCTTCAATATAGAAACAGAGATTTATTTACGTATCTATTGATTTATTTGTGTCTATGTGGGTTACCTACCTATCACTGAGAATCATTAgggtcatttttaattaaaaagtaaaatctGGCTTAATTCCATCCTCCACATCATTGTACTCTTGTTCACGACTAAGGATGAGCAAATGTGTGAATTGTTTCTGCAGGTGCACATTTCAAGAAGTGGTGTGTGATGCAAGGAAAAATAAAGTCAGGGGCAGTCAATGAGGTTGGTCTATCTTTGATTGATAAAAAAGTTGTTgcattattactattattatctTCATACTGTTGGTATCTGCAgcttttaattaatgaaaaaaattgctGTTTATCTATGTAGTACAAGAAAGAAGTTGATGTGATGTTAGATGTTGCTCGTTCATATATCAAGTCTCATGCTTCTGGTGATGAGGACGATAAGGCCTCTTCGTCTCCTGCAGTGGCAGCTCTGGAAAATTAATATTCCTTTAAACCTCACTATAGGATTTAATTTATCTGTACAATATTgtaatttcctttttcttttgttttttaattcttGTAAGGCAGTGCAgaaatatatgtatattttttacAGCAATAGGTTGTGTCTCAATTGGCAACTTTCACCTTGCCATGGTGTTTCAATGGTTGTTCTTGAAACGAGTGTGATAAATGAAAATTTCTTTGTTTCAATGGTTGTTCTTGAAACGCATGTGTGATAAATGAAaatttctgtttttgttttttgtcaGCACTACATTCCATTTTCGTTTCAATAGAAATCACATGAACTGCCCAGCACTCCAGTTGATAAAGATTTTCTTGTTTAGAAGTTCTCAAGATTGGTAGGCAAATGCTTTCTGGTTTTAAGTAACACGATAGTTCTAAATAATGAATTCATGCCATGGGCATTTTATAAAAGCTTAGTCGATAAAGCGCATGTTTGGAAAATTTTATAAAGTCATCAATTTTGGAAAAAGTTTATGTAAGTAGTTTCTGAGTGTTTagttttgaagaaagaaaagatgatTCGAACATATTGCTTTTCTTATATAATGgttgtatttttctttttgagaGATAAGATTGGCGATATTCAACCCTAATAAAGTGGTAAAGAGCAATATAATTGAGTACCACAAATAGCACTGTCGATTACTCTAATAAACTTAAACATTTAACATAAAAAAACACTCATCACTACTACACAAGGTAAAATTGTATAAAGGTAAAATTGTATAAGTTCAAATAATATTGTAGATAAGGAAGCCTGTGAATGGTTTTCTTTGAGGGCTTTTTTCTTTGTAGATAATATTTTGACAAAATTGAAACTCATAACATCTTAAAATGATTTTGCCCAAAGATAACCTTTTTAcgatattattatattaatagTGAAGCCTATGAATGGTTTCTTTAAGGGGGTTTTTCTAAAATAATACAAAAAAATCACCTAAAAATTGCACTTTGGAAAATATTTATCaagttgagattttttttttttgcgaaGTAGGACGCTGATGTATGGGGTGCCTCCTCCACGTTAGAAACTAAGATCAATATCAAAACATAATTATTATATTTGATTGTAAAATTGGAACTAGGAAACTCTCCCCCAGCCTCAGTCAACATAATAACTATGTTGGTATTGATCTTAGCTTCTAGTGTGAAGGAGACACCTCATGTGAGGAACCTCCCAAAGACAACAAGGGCACGTCAACCTCTTACATGCATAGTAGTCAATCGCAGATCGCGGGCAGATGACCCTAAAAAATGAAATCTCATCCAAGGGAAGGTCGCTACCCTATGGGACGGCGCTATCGCGCGCTATTGATAACTATGCTTACATGGCAAAAACAACCTCATTAGTAAATATTTTTCAAGGTacattttttgtattttatttttgggttaactatcatattggtccctgtgtttgagtcgccgtctgaggtaagtccctccccggaaaatattTGGTCTAAAGTCCCCGTGTTTGAAAAACTTTTGGAGcgggtcctcgccggagggcggagctccggcgagtgatgatttggatcGCTGACTGTGTTAGTTatgcttacgtggatttaaaaaaatattaaaaaattaaaaaaaaattacatgtcagATTCATTAATCAAATTAACTACAATTAAACATATTAACAAATCTAACCCTAaatcaattaacaaaatcaatttccccccaaattaacttcaattcccccaaattaacccaaaaaataacactccagaatcatcatcatcatcaaaacaCCTCAACCTCAAACCCAGTACACAACACAAACCCAGAACACCCAACCTCAAACCTCACCCATAGTTTCTAAACCCCCTCACccaacctcaccctcaccctcacccacctGCAAACCCTCACGACCTCACCCAACCtcaaccctcaccctcacccacctgcaccctcaccctcacccccaaACCCCAACCCGCAACCTCCTTCACCCAACCTCAACCCTCACCCGCAAACCCCAAACCCCAACCCGCAACTTCACCCCCAAACCCCAACCCGCATCCTCACCCTCACCTGCAATCggaaccaaaaccaaaaccccaacCCCTACCCCCAACCGAAATCCCCACCCCAATCTAAGTTTGGATCCAGAAGAACCCAGAACATgggtgagagaagagagaggtgAAGAGATCGATCAACCACTTGATAGATCCAGAAAAACCAAAACATCAGTCTTCATTCTCTTGATAGATCCACTCATCAGGCTTCACCCATAGTTTCTTCTGCTTCCGACATGGAGGAGGCTCCGTCACTcactcctctttctctctcatttcttctaCCTTATTCTTCAGCTGGTTCAAACTCTTTTCGATTTGGGGAAGTGGTGGTTCCCGATCTAGGTTTCTGCTGACGGGATTTGGTTGGGGAGCGTGGGAGGAATAAGGGGGTTGGGGTTGATGTTGCTGGGGTTTGGGGTTGGTGTTCTGGGTTTGTGTTGTTGTGTGCGGGTTGAGGTTAAGGTTGGGGGTAGGGGTCGGGTTGAGGTTGCGGGTGGGGAACTGAGGTTGGGGGTGGGATCGGGTTAAGGTTGAGGTTGGGGTGGGGTGGGGTGGGGGTGAGGATGCAGGGTTGCAGGTGAggatgaattgatgatgatgattatttGGGGTTGATCTGGGATGATGATGAGATTTGGGGTTGTGGTTTCCTCTTAACAGGATAATGGGTCatgatgatgatttatattttttattttattttattttattaatttaatttagtaGTCTGATGTataacttttttaattttttttttaatttttatattccaCGTAAGCATTTTTATCCTCGTCAGTGTGCCATttaagcactcgccggagctccgccctccggcgaggacccgCTCCAAAAGTTTTTCAAACACGGGGACTTTAGACCAaatattttccggggagggacttaccTCAGACGGCGACTCAAACACAGGGACCAATATGATAGTTAaccctttatttttttttggaactttcTTTGAGTGCTTGCTGAAATATGGGATTGGGGCCCATATAGAGAGGAGCTTCCCAAGCCTCAGAACATTCATTGTTGATTCCCATAGTGGAGCTCGATTTCTGAGAGAGATGAAGAAGCATTTGATGGGTGCATATGCCATTGCAGTGGCTGTGTTGTTAGCATTGAGTTCGGTTGCATCTGCGGAGGAGCAACTGAGTCTAAGAGAATGCGAGAACCTTGGCTTCACCGGACTCGCTTTGTGCTCCGACTGTAACACGTTATCGGAATATGTCAAAGAcaaaggtatatatatatataaaaccaAATCAATTTCCGATCTCTCTCAAGTTTCATTCAATACTAGTTTTACTTTGTTCTGATTCGTTGTTTGATCGCAACTACGATACATGGGTTAGGGTTTAATTTCATTGAATGAGGATTGTACTGAGGGTGCTCAGAATTCTGTTGCAGATTTGGTATCGGATTGTTTCAAGTGTTGCACGGAGGACTCTGATGATGCCACTACCAAGGTATGGTAACTTTGACAACCCCTTTTGGCTGTAGCTTATACAAACACTTTGCAAATTGCACAATATGGATATGGGTGTTTGGCttatattttgttttcattttcagtaatatatttttaataaaaagcaCAAACATACCAAGTTCCTTTTACTTTGGTTAAAGAATTTTCAGAGGAAATGGTGTTATAGGAAATATGGTgacattttttttgtaattttagacaaaacatattttttttgtaattttagaCAAAACATGTATGTATTGAAAGTAAAAACAATCGAAATGTTACCGGAACAACATTTGATTAGCTTGCCCAACTCATagttttgttttgaaatttaaagaaaTGTGGATCCTTTGTGAAAGTGTGTATGCAATAACTGCATCTGCATATACTTTTGCTGTCCTTTACATATTGCGCTGATATATGATCCCATGCCCTGGCTGATGAGAGCGAGACAATGTTCATGGTTCTTTTTTAGATTACTTACTCTGGTGCCTTGCTGGAAGTCTGCATGAGGAAACTTGTTTTCTATCCTGAAGTTGTTAGCTTTATTGAGGAGGAAAAGGATCAGTTTCCGTCTGTCAAAGTTCAATATGTTTTCAATTCTCCGCCAAAGCTAATTATGCTGGATGATGTGGGTCAACAAAAGGAAACAATCAGGTGAGTGAGACTTCTTGATTATTCTCCAATGAAATACCTTGCTAGCGTCTTGTTCTTGGAGCTCATTGTATGTTGGGTTTTTTAATTGATTGTGATAGTAAGACATTTGatggaaatataatataaaccaTTTTTATGTCCTTACCAACATCATAAGTTGTtaggatagttggttcatgatatGATATGAGAGTTTCAATGATGACAAAGTCATCTAAAGTCCAATCCTTGTTGCCCccattattttcataaaaagtGGAATTTCATCATATGATAGGTGAGCTTGTGTATTGTACACGCCTCTACCCGATGGACTCTTGTGTGAAAGGGGCTTGTTAAAAATACAATATAAACCATTTATGTGTCTTCACCCAACAACGTAAGTTTATGGGGTAGTTAGTTCATCATTACACTGACTATGACTTTTCAAAGATGTGTTATTAGAAGGCTTATGCCCATAGTAAAATAAGATGCATAATTCTGATCAATATTGTTGTagaatttttttacaaatgtTTTATGTGATTGAAAATAGTATTGCATTTGATCTATGTATAGTTTAATTGCAATGGATATCATATTTACATCGGGATGAAAAATCGGATAAAGAATTATTTGAATTATCAATTGAAAAGGAGTAAGATTTTGAATTATTAAAGTATAAACGAGAATAATCACAACAGCTTTGAAAATCTTTCTTGCACAAAAAAGCAGTTgtgaaaactttttttttgtgtacTTTTAGGAGTCACTGGtgtttcttttttcaaaaaaaataaataaataaataagtgttAGCTTGTTTATCTAATGCTTTTCTTTGTTTGACTGTTGCAGAGTTGATAATTGGAAACGTGAGCATATACTGCAGTTCCTGCGAGAGAAGGTGAAGCCTTCGGCTGCGGAGTGAGCAGCTTTTATTCTTTCTGTGCTATATTCTGGACTTCCATATTCTGATTCCACAAAAAATGAGTGAGTATATACTGTAACTTAGAAAAACCATTTAAACTTCCCTGATTCCTACTCACTGGTTTCCTGAAGTCCTGAACAACATAAAATAATGGTAGTTTGATTGATTTCAGTTGTGCAATTGATGCAATACGGCAGTTAGTTTCCCCAGTTTTATGGAAGCTGAAGAAAGTATTAATTGAAGTGTTGTAAGGTTTTATTTGCGACAAGCTTGTTTCATGATATATCATTGATAATGCTTGTATAGCTGATATTTCTTCAAAATAGCTGTATGAGCAGTCTCTTAATTTGTGTTTCTATAATGTTTCATCGTGCGTTAAGTTCATGTTTTTATAATTTGTTGTCAAGTAATAATCGGCAAGAACTGAGTATATCGCCTTCACATGGATTAAATGGAAGTAAGTACCAATTTTGAGCTTGGATTAAGTGTCTAAGTGATTGTGGTGTGTGATAGAATTTGGCTAAATGCATCAAAAAGTGTAAAGGCGTAAAATCAAAGGTAAACTTGCAATTATATAAGAGAAAACTGAAATTGACTTTCTTATTTTGGACAGATTATAATCTCTTTGTTCATCATGGATAGGTTAGATGAACTTCATACCAAACAAAACCAATATACTTGCTTTGAATTTGTTCGGTTAATTGGTACACTACAGACTCATGTTGAACCAAGCCAATTGCAATCAGATCTGTTTTCAACAGACTCATCTTGAACCAAACCAACTGTAATAAGATctgttttcaactttttttccaGTATAATAAACCAACCTGATCATCCaattagtgttttttatatttaaatatatttatatttatgttttttaaacTTAAGTATTTATATATCTTGTTTTCCCGATAAAGCAAAAAAGTATTTATagatcttttttatttttataatttttaaatcatGTTGACTTTGTCAAATGTGTCattggttgaaacttcagaaaaaGAATAAGGTCTTCCAAAGAAATTATCAAATACCTAGAAAAACActcattatttaaaaagttgcaatttgcatgtattaaagtcttactttttttttataggcaaatattagttgttaattgttagtaaattaattcctTTGCCAGGACTCAAATCCTGTACCTAGAAAAAAActcattatttaaaaagttgcaatttgcatgtattaaagtcttacttttttttataggcaaatattagttgttaattgttagtaaattaattcatTTGCCAGGATTCAAATCCTGACCCTTCACCCTGTAAATCCCTTCATTCCCTTATGGTAAGGCCTGTCCACCGGTCGGGTTCGGTCGGTTTCGGGCCCAAAAAGCTCCACCGACCGAACCCGCATGACATAAAACTAGGCCCGTAACCGACCATGAGATGTGTCGGTTTGGATTGGTTTCGGGTTGGTCGGGTAACGGGCGGGTCGGGTCGGTTTCACCGGATTTTGCAGAGAATAGAAAGATGAAGAGCAAAGAACCCTAATTTGAGTaatttcattcaatttcatcaaaaaaattaaccaaaaaCAACATAGATCAGATCTGGATATACCATATTACCATTACCAACTTACCAAGAAGTCAAGAACCAGTTTTCAATTGCTTATCTCATGCGAAATAGCATGTTCACTTCATCTTGCGATATCAGAATCGATTGAGGCaaaatgaagatgaacaagCTATCTCGGACCAGATAAGCATGGAGGAAGAAGACAAGAAGCTATGCAGATGCAGTGGTGGAGTGGCTAGGGTGGTGGCGGCACAGAGGATGGCGGCGCAGGTGATGAGGAGAagagtggtggcggtggtgaggagctagggtttggagagaagaagaagatgagaagagaagaggagatgGGTGGTGGCAACGGTGAGGAGCTAgggtttggagagaagaagaaaaggagaagagaagaggagaagggtggtggcggcgctgAGGATGAAGAGAActggagaagggtggtggcggcgagaAGGATGAGGTCATGAGGAGAAGGGTGTGGCGGAGCAGAGGATGAGAAAAActggagaagggtggtggctgGCGGCGGCGAGGAGTTAgggtttggagagaagaagaagatgagaagggtggtggcggcgagaGAAGAGGAGTTAGggttgagagaagaagaagtgaagactgaagagagagaggaGCTAGGGTTAAATTTTTTGGTTTTGGTGTTTGGGCCATTGCTTCACTTGGgccatttgtaatttttttttatattaggtTCGGTCGGTTCGGTCGGACTGGGCTCCAAACCGTAACCGACCGAACCAACTCATATGGAGTCGGTTTTTTCCCTCCCTCAACCCGCCATCCGACCCGCCCGACCGAGTGGGCCTATTTTTGGTCGCGGGCCGGTCGGTTTCGGTCGGACCAAACATTTCTGGACAGCCCTAGCTTtccaagtgagctacccttccCCCCATTAATGTCTTACTTGTTTTTGGTTAAATGGCGGGGGCGCGTTGCTAGGCCCTGATGTATAAAACACTCTAAAGCAagcaagtaaaaaaaaattaatacatgTTGAAATAAAAAAGTCTTCACCCATCTACTTCGAAACCAAAATACATTAGAAGGGCTCTATCTAGAAAAATCTTAACATGAAAAGTAATAAATATCATTTACCTTTCAAAGAAAAACAAGATTCAAgtgaaaaataaacataatcaaGAGCATTTTTCTGGGTGACATAATGCATACAGCATTGAAACATGTAGGTCAAAAGACTACTACACTAGTAatgaaaaaaaagtttaatgtCTAATGTTGACATTCGTACCTTCATCAAATCTTGAAACAACTTCCATTAAGCTAGTCAGTACATGGAATCATTGTACAGCTAGAAATTATAAATATACACTTTATAATCAGCACAGAGAATTAAGGATATATATGGCAACTTGATAGCTTACCGCCATCACCAGTTTAAAATTTTAGAGGCGTGGGGTTGCTACTAGATTGAATTCTTAACACTTCTAACTATTTTAGCAACTATGATAGATGATAGATTCCATAGATGTAAGAACATAATTTGATAAATTTCCAAGCTACAAGATTAGCTTCGCAACTTGGACAAAATTTGTCAATGAAATTGTGAGACAATATCCTTCTCAGATTTTGGTGAAGTGGTCTTGATTGGAGCCCAGATATCTGCACCATTGCTCTCAGCAACTCCCATAGTAATTGAGACTGGAACAAGACATAATCCTCTATTCCTCAGGCTGCATGGCTCTATGCCCTGAAGTGGTAAAAAATCTATTAGAACCCCATTTAACACCAGGAATAAATAACACTAGTTAACTAAAATTTTGATCTGTCAAATTTGATGAAGTCCCTTCCTAGCATATGAAGCAACAACAAGAACAGTTTAAAGACAGGTTAAAATAGGATAAATATCTTCTATCCCCAAATAGTGTCTCAATTTCCTGTCTCACCAATGAAATCTTGCCGTACCAAGAGGGGatgttaattttgttttttgtggGACAAAGAATGAGACAGTTTGGGGATACAAGATTTGAATCTAATTAAACGAATCCATCTTCACCAATTCTCATTGGTGTAATAAATCTTTCATAAATGCCATGATGTAAAAGCCAAAAAAGCTTTGATCTCATGCATACATATATCCTACTCCACAGTCTCCACTGTGGTAATATTCATGTTGTGCTCACCTCCATCATGGTTGCTGGTGAACTCTCCAGGTAAGGAGCACTGAGCAGCTGTTGAAACAGGAAGAGAAAATCTTTGCATTAGATCAAAATGATAATGAACATAGTTTGGAATTTGCAACATCTCGTATTAGAGCATACGGAGAAACAATAAACTAAGACTATGTTCGGATACCTGTTGGCATGAGTGCTTATGGACATTAGCACTCATTTCAAGAAAAAGTGAACGGAAGTCTTTTACGGATTAGGATAAAAGTCCACTCACATTCACTCACTGGTATCCAAACATACACTAAGTCATCAGTCATCACTGATTCACTGTACATTTCTACTTGAAGATAATAATAAGCCTTTCTTTTTACTTCATCCAGTCCCATTATACTGCTACTTAATGTTGGTACAATATTGATTTTTGGGTAGGGTGGTAATGACAAGGTCAATTGAGGGAAAGAGGATAACAGATCAGAGACATAAATTGAATGAATAAATATCTTGTTTCATGGCTCAAGTTCAGCGAAACTAAATCTAAATAATGTTAATGCAACAATATTTTTATCCGGATTGCAGGTAGGTCCAAACTAGGCCTAGGGAACATTAGGAATGCTCTAATATGATATTAGAATAGCATTTAGTTTTGCTCCCTTAAATGaagaaatatattatttaagtgTGTTTATAAGAAATTTACATCAGGACAGAGAACACGGTGACTTGATTCAGGTCCAAATATTATTATAAGGCATGCTTGTGGTGTATTAAACCAGTTACTAGGATATTTATAACAATAAATTCAGAAAGTGGTTATTCAAGAATGTCCAAACCTTAACTTGTTTATGAAGGAATCCTATGTATTCCATCGCCTCATTAAGAACAGAAGATGTATCTGTCTGCAGTGAGAATCAGAAAGTCTTTAGACTCAGAAATTTAGAACAATTCATTCAAGTCAAATAAGTATGACAAGTAAAAGATATAACAAACACCACCAGATACAAAGTAAATAATAGTAAGTTATCAAATACATTGTGCCTGAAATTAACTGTGGTGTACCTTTCCATATGGGGAAACGAGCTGCTGAAGAGCAACAATTCGTTCTCCAACCTTTTCCTTCCTATCCTATTAGCAGAAGCATTTGAAATGTTACACAAAAAACTTATGTCACTTTCAATGAAGCAAGGCATTGATGTCATGCATCAAGGAGAGTTCCATGCAACAGGTTGGTTCAAACACAGAAATTTCACATCAATTTAGTCCCTCAAATCGGGGACTAAATTGATGTCACCTATCTCTCGGATGTGATTTCAACCTTAGCTTTCAGGAAGAAATGGATGTTCACTCTTTCTTTTATCTATTGATTTTGAGTAGTAGAGTTGAATAGGGCTTAGAATTGAGACAGTTATTGATCTCAACCTGAACTCAAGTCTCTAAATTCTTACCATAGGGAAGCTGTTTTCAATAATTGAAATTATTAATACAAACAACCActaataatatgattaaggaaaCTCATACAGAGAAGAGGCACCAATGCTTGTTTCTCAATGAAAAACTTCAAAGCTAGGATACTGCTATAAATACAAGAGTGGATACTgaaagacaaataaaaaggaaatgGCACTGTTATTCAACAACCAAAAATGATAGAAGGAGAAAAAGAAGCAGAATAAACCTTAGAACTCATAGATAAATCAGCCTTTTGCTTTTTAGATGCAATAGAGGTATAACTGCTCTGATCAACAGAGCATGGACTCCTTTTATGTCCGATCATTTTTCTAACATCTATCCCCTCTTCTCTCTGGTGGCAACAACAGAAAAAAAATCCAGTATAAGAACAAAGTAAGATAGAAAATATTGTAGTAGCGTGAATTATGGGGGAAAATGAAAACAGGAACAAGTTTGGTAAAAGAAAGCCTAAGTATCAACATTTCCTCTTACCATAGTAGAACTAGAATGTACTAAGTACTTTAAATCAATTAAGTGTGAAGATATAGACTATGTTCACAGTAGTCATAGACTAGTAACAGACACACAATCATAGTGCATATACAATACATAAAGTAGAAAACCAGTTTAATCCAGAGGGATCTGGCTCCTCTAAAGTGTGAGACTCACTTTAGAAGGCAAAGTAAGTTACTGTAGCCGTTGATTGAGAAATCAATGGCTGAGATTTAAAAGACATCATATTGTGCTATACATGTGCAAGTAAGTGATCAAAATCACAACGGCTACAATAACTTACTTAACCCTTTGAAGTGAGAGGAGAACCGAATCCTACCCAGTGTAATT
This window harbors:
- the LOC130710932 gene encoding transcription factor bHLH153 isoform X3 gives rise to the protein MIASSFCNADSVFSREEGIDVRKMIGHKRSPCSVDQSSYTSIASKKQKADLSMSSKTDTSSVLNEAMEYIGFLHKQVKLLSAPYLESSPATMMEGIEPCSLRNRGLCLVPVSITMGVAESNGADIWAPIKTTSPKSEKDIVSQFH
- the LOC130710932 gene encoding transcription factor bHLH153 isoform X2 gives rise to the protein MIASSFCNADSVFSREEGIDVRKMIGHKRSPCSVDQSSYTSIASKKQKADLSMSSKDRKEKVGERIVALQQLVSPYGKTDTSSVLNEAMEYIGFLHKQLLSAPYLESSPATMMEGIEPCSLRNRGLCLVPVSITMGVAESNGADIWAPIKTTSPKSEKDIVSQFH
- the LOC130710932 gene encoding transcription factor bHLH153 isoform X4 — encoded protein: MIASSFCNADSVFSREEGIDVRKMIGHKRSPCSVDQSSYTSIASKKQKADLSMSSKTDTSSVLNEAMEYIGFLHKQLLSAPYLESSPATMMEGIEPCSLRNRGLCLVPVSITMGVAESNGADIWAPIKTTSPKSEKDIVSQFH
- the LOC130715307 gene encoding uncharacterized protein LOC130715307; protein product: MIVNPLFFFGTFFECLLKYGIGAHIERSFPSLRTFIVDSHSGARFLREMKKHLMGAYAIAVAVLLALSSVASAEEQLSLRECENLGFTGLALCSDCNTLSEYVKDKDLVSDCFKCCTEDSDDATTKITYSGALLEVCMRKLVFYPEVVSFIEEEKDQFPSVKVQYVFNSPPKLIMLDDVGQQKETIRVDNWKREHILQFLREKVKPSAAE
- the LOC130710932 gene encoding transcription factor bHLH153 isoform X1, whose protein sequence is MIASSFCNADSVFSREEGIDVRKMIGHKRSPCSVDQSSYTSIASKKQKADLSMSSKDRKEKVGERIVALQQLVSPYGKTDTSSVLNEAMEYIGFLHKQVKLLSAPYLESSPATMMEGIEPCSLRNRGLCLVPVSITMGVAESNGADIWAPIKTTSPKSEKDIVSQFH